Within the Flavobacterium sp. CG_23.5 genome, the region AACAGAACCAACTTTGAGAAAAGCATTAGCAATAGGCGCAAACGAAGCGATTCGTGTAAACGCAAATCCAAAAGACGGCTTTTTTGTTGCCAAGCAACTAGCTGAAGTAATAAAAAATGGCGGGTACGATGTTATCATCGCAGGAAAAGAATCTTTGGATTACAATGGCGGAATGGTTCCTGGAATGATTGCCGGTATTTTAGGTTATAACTTCTTGAATTCTTGTACTTCCCTAACGGTTGATGGTACCAATGTAAAAGCGGTTCGTGAAATTGACGGTGGAAAAGAAACAGTTGCTACCACTTTACCATTAATTATTGGTGGACAAAAAGGATTGGTTGAAGAGAAAGATTTGCGTATTCCAAATATGAGAGGAATTATGACTGCTCGAACTAAAGTCTTAACTATACTTGAGCCTGTAGATGCATCAACATCTACTAAAGCTATAAAATTTGAAAAACCGGCTCCTAGATCTGCAGTGAAATTAATTTCGTCTGACAATATAGATGAGTTAATCAATTTATTACACAACGAAGCGAAAGTAATCTAGTAATCAGTTTTCAGTCGCAGTTTTCAGTTGCAAAACTTTAAACCTTACACTTTTAAACTTTTAAACAAAAAAATCATGTCAATATTAATATACGCAGAGTACGCAGAAGGAAAATTCAAGAAAGTAGCTTTCGAATTGGCTTCATATGCAAAAAAAGTAGCGGAATCATTAGGAACAACGGTTACAGCAGTGACTGTAAATGCAGGAGATGTTTCAGAACTATCAAAATACGGAGTAGACAAAGTTTTAAAAGTAAACAACGATAAATTATCAGGATTTACTGCAAAAGCGTACGCTGATGTAATTAAACAAGCGGCTCAAAAAGAAAACATTAAATTAATTTTGTTATCATCAACTACTGATAGCGTTTACCTTTCCTCACTTGTTGCAGTAGCTTTAGAAGCTGGATTTGCTTCAAATGTGGTTGGTTTACCTGTAAGTACTTCTCCTTTTCAAGTAAAAAGAAACGCTTTTTCAAACAAAGCTTTTAATATCACTGAAATTGACACTGATGTAAAAGTGCTAGGACTTGCCAAAAATTCTTACGGTATTTTCGAAAGTGCATCTGCATTAACGGAAGAAGATTTCAATCCAACAATAGGAGAAAATGATTTTGGCGTAAAAGTAGAATCAGTTGAAAAAGTTAGTGGAAAAGTTACCATTGCCGATGCCGACATAGTTGTTTCAGCTGGTCGCGGATTAAAAGGTCCTGAGAATTGGGCAATGATAGAGGAATTAGCGTCTGTTCTTGGAGCTGCAACTGCTTGTTCTAAACCAGTTTCAGATCTAGGCTGGAGACCTCACGGAGAACACGTAGGGCAAACCGGAAAACCTGTTGCCGCTAATTTGTATATCGCCATTGGAGTTTCTGGAGCAATACAACATATTGCCGGAATCAATTCTTCCAAAGTAAAAGTAGTTATCAATAGTGACCCAGAAGCGCCTTTCTTCAAGGTTGCCGATTATGGAATTGTTGGTGATGCATTTGAAATCGTTCCCAAATTGATTGAGAAGCTTAAAGCATTCAAGGAGCACCATTCTTAATTTTAAGATTCCTTCACATAATAAATAGTAGCATATAGCTGCCTAAAATTAAGATATTCGTATCTTTGTTTTTAGGTAGCTTTTTTGTTAGCCTTTTTTTGATTAAAATTGCATTTTTAATTTTTATCAAAAAACAACACTAATTAGGTACCATGTACTTTTCACTTTTACAACCATGAGCTTAGTAAAATTATCTATAAAAGGAATTTCATATAGTCAAACTCAAAATGGAGCCTACGCTTTGATTTTGAATGAAGTTGATGGCGAAAGAAAGTTACCTATTGTCATAGGAGCTTTTGAAGCACAATCTATTGCTATCGCTTTAGAAAAAGAGATAAAACCACCACGTCCTTTGACGCATGATTTATTCAAAAATTTTGCTGAGCGTTTTGATATCACTATAAAACAAGTCATAATCCATAAGTTAGTAGATGGTGTTTTTTATTCCAGTATCATTTGCGAAAGAGATAAAATTGAGGAAATTATAGATGCTCGCACTTCTGATGCTATTGCGTTGGCTTTGCGTTTCAATGCTCCTATTTTCACCTACAAGAACATTCTCGACAAAGCTGGTATTTATTTGAAAGCAAACCCTTCGGATGCCAATAAAGATTCTCAAGAAATAGATGACGTGCTTTCTAATCCAGATACTTTTGGAAGAGAAGAAGAAAGCAATCAATCAGGCAGCACTTATTCCAAACATAGTTTACAGGAATTAAATGAGTTACTCGACCAAGCGGTAACGCACGAAGATTATGAAAAGGCAGCAAAAATAAGAGATGAAATTTCAAAAAGATAATCCTAAAAAGCATTAAGCTTTAGACTGTATGCTTAAGGCAAAATACAAACTTTGAATTACAGCTTATGGCATAAAGCGTAAAGCATAAAGCATAAAACAAATGAAGCAATATTTAGATTTAGTACAACACGTAATGGAAAACGGTTGTCAAAAAGGAGATCGAACAGGAACAGGTACAAAAAGTGTTTTTGGGTACCAAATGCGATTTGACTTAAGCGAAGGTTTTCCTATGGTAACCACTAAAAAATTGCATCTAAAATCTATAATCTATGAATTGCTATGGTTCTTGAAAGGCGACACAAATATTGCTTATCTTCAAGAAAATGGAGTGAAAATATGGGATGCTTGGGCTGATGCCAATGGCGACTTGGGTCCGGTTTACGGTCATCAATGGCGCAACTGGAACAGCGAAGAAATTGATCAAATTTCAGATCTCATTATTGAACTCAAAACGAATCCAAACAGCCGCAGAATGCTTGTTTCGGCTTGGAATCCATCTGTTTTGCCTGACACAACGAAATCATTTGATGAAAATGTAGCCAACAACAAAGCAGCTTTGCCTCCATGCCATGCTTTCTTTCAATTTTATGTATCTGATGGAAAACTATCCTGTCAATTATACCAACGAAGTGCCGATATTTTCTTGGGAGTACCATTCAACATCGCTTCTTATGCGCTTCTAACGATGATGATTGCACAAGTTTGCAACTTGGAAGTTGGAGAATTCATCCACACTTTCGGCGATGCACATATTTACAACAATCATTTCGAACAACTCGAATTACAATTATCACGAGAGCCAAAATCACTACCAAAAATGATTTTAAATCCAGCCATAAAAAATATTTTTGATTTTAATTTCGAAGATTTCACACTCGAAGGCTATGAACCACACGCCCTAATAAAAGGGAGTGTTGCTGTTTAAATTAGACTCAATCCTAAAATATTTAACCAAATAAAAATCCGCTTCACAGCGGATTTTATCTATTTATTTAGACCGTTAAAACACTGTTTTCTGCTCCGGCAAAATCATTCCACAAGAACGAATCTGCTTCTGGCTCATTAACGAATTCACCATCGATAACATATTTAAATTCATAAGTTGAATCCTTGTTCAAGTCGAAAGTAGCTTTAAAAGTTCCATTTTTTAATTTACTTAACGCACCTTCTTCTAAATTCCAACCATTAAAATCACCAACTACTGATGCTGATGCAGCTTGTTTTGCTTCTACCGAAAACGTAACTTTACACACTGGTTTTGTTTTCACAAATTGTTTCTTTATCGACATAACTATTTCATTTTTAGATTTATGTAACAAAGAAAATGAATTCACTTGAACTTTCAAAAAACCAAATGAAGTTTTGATGGAATCAGATAAAGTGTGTTAATTTTTAAATGATTTCCTAAATTTCTAAGATTTAATTTTGATATCCAAAATAAGAAAACGATTTCTTACTAAATAATACCCAACCAAAATATTACCTTTCCGAAATAAATTTTATCTTTATAAACTAAAAACTAACCATGGAAAAAGAAATACATGAACAATATGAATATGCTCGACGAAGAATAAAACAAAAAAAAGGCTTGTATTTTCATGCAGTTTTATTTCTTTTAGGAAGTCTATTTTTATTTATTGGCCATACTTTTTTTAATATTGGCATGGATTCAAATTGGCATCTTTGGTTCATTACAATCTGGTTTTT harbors:
- a CDS encoding electron transfer flavoprotein subunit beta/FixA family protein, whose amino-acid sequence is MKILVCISHVPDTTSKINFINGDSEFDTNGVQFVINPNDEFGLTRAIWFQEQQGATVTVVNVGGPETEPTLRKALAIGANEAIRVNANPKDGFFVAKQLAEVIKNGGYDVIIAGKESLDYNGGMVPGMIAGILGYNFLNSCTSLTVDGTNVKAVREIDGGKETVATTLPLIIGGQKGLVEEKDLRIPNMRGIMTARTKVLTILEPVDASTSTKAIKFEKPAPRSAVKLISSDNIDELINLLHNEAKVI
- a CDS encoding electron transfer flavoprotein subunit alpha/FixB family protein, which codes for MSILIYAEYAEGKFKKVAFELASYAKKVAESLGTTVTAVTVNAGDVSELSKYGVDKVLKVNNDKLSGFTAKAYADVIKQAAQKENIKLILLSSTTDSVYLSSLVAVALEAGFASNVVGLPVSTSPFQVKRNAFSNKAFNITEIDTDVKVLGLAKNSYGIFESASALTEEDFNPTIGENDFGVKVESVEKVSGKVTIADADIVVSAGRGLKGPENWAMIEELASVLGAATACSKPVSDLGWRPHGEHVGQTGKPVAANLYIAIGVSGAIQHIAGINSSKVKVVINSDPEAPFFKVADYGIVGDAFEIVPKLIEKLKAFKEHHS
- a CDS encoding bifunctional nuclease family protein, coding for MSLVKLSIKGISYSQTQNGAYALILNEVDGERKLPIVIGAFEAQSIAIALEKEIKPPRPLTHDLFKNFAERFDITIKQVIIHKLVDGVFYSSIICERDKIEEIIDARTSDAIALALRFNAPIFTYKNILDKAGIYLKANPSDANKDSQEIDDVLSNPDTFGREEESNQSGSTYSKHSLQELNELLDQAVTHEDYEKAAKIRDEISKR
- a CDS encoding thymidylate synthase — translated: MKQYLDLVQHVMENGCQKGDRTGTGTKSVFGYQMRFDLSEGFPMVTTKKLHLKSIIYELLWFLKGDTNIAYLQENGVKIWDAWADANGDLGPVYGHQWRNWNSEEIDQISDLIIELKTNPNSRRMLVSAWNPSVLPDTTKSFDENVANNKAALPPCHAFFQFYVSDGKLSCQLYQRSADIFLGVPFNIASYALLTMMIAQVCNLEVGEFIHTFGDAHIYNNHFEQLELQLSREPKSLPKMILNPAIKNIFDFNFEDFTLEGYEPHALIKGSVAV
- a CDS encoding isoamylase early set domain-containing protein → MSIKKQFVKTKPVCKVTFSVEAKQAASASVVGDFNGWNLEEGALSKLKNGTFKATFDLNKDSTYEFKYVIDGEFVNEPEADSFLWNDFAGAENSVLTV
- a CDS encoding 2TM domain-containing protein, translating into MEKEIHEQYEYARRRIKQKKGLYFHAVLFLLGSLFLFIGHTFFNIGMDSNWHLWFITIWFFLFILHFIKVYITDRFMSKDWEREQIDRLVALQQKKLTQLESQINEESAT